One window of Psychrobacillus sp. FSL H8-0483 genomic DNA carries:
- a CDS encoding dienelactone hydrolase family protein has product MKSPFTFKHTAPQSNGEKQPSIFLLHGMGSNEEDLPQLVEDLENTHHIFSLRGPIVSNPGYAFFTIEEAGKPIRDVFDKVVTYIQAFIREAIVEYELDPTNITVLGFSQGAVLAQTLALTLGDEISRAVALSGYIPKFVKEEYSKRPVDHLNIFISHGDYDYVIPSQWGAKSRDFFVEQEANVIFKTYSDGHGVTPENHQDLISFLKGN; this is encoded by the coding sequence ATGAAATCACCTTTTACTTTTAAACATACTGCGCCTCAATCAAATGGCGAAAAGCAACCTTCGATATTTTTATTGCACGGCATGGGCAGTAATGAAGAAGACTTACCACAGCTTGTAGAGGATTTGGAGAATACTCATCATATATTCAGCTTACGCGGTCCGATTGTTTCGAATCCAGGATACGCTTTTTTTACCATTGAAGAAGCAGGCAAACCAATCCGTGATGTATTCGATAAAGTAGTAACGTATATTCAAGCATTTATCCGAGAGGCGATTGTAGAGTATGAGCTAGATCCCACTAACATTACAGTACTCGGCTTTAGCCAAGGAGCGGTGCTTGCACAAACTTTAGCACTGACTCTGGGAGATGAAATTAGTCGAGCAGTGGCGTTGAGTGGGTATATACCTAAATTTGTAAAAGAAGAGTATAGCAAACGCCCGGTAGACCATTTGAACATCTTTATTTCACACGGTGACTATGATTACGTTATTCCATCTCAGTGGGGTGCAAAAAGCAGAGATTTCTTTGTAGAGCAAGAAGCAAACGTGATATTTAAAACTTACAGTGACGGTCACGGTGTGACGCCTGAAAATCACCAAGATCTAATTTCATTTTTAAAAGGAAATTGA
- a CDS encoding YhcN/YlaJ family sporulation lipoprotein, which yields MRKILTIPMTLLLVSSLVGCGTNDTDDQKDNVNTTTESEVNKETTTEETTTNDVNQTNDHKLELADDVADKITKLEEVESANVIVTDNNAYVGVMLKEGVSSTEELDKKIADEARAANADFDNVYVSTNPDFAKQFTEYGEKIRANEPVEGFFEEFSDTVKRVFPDAH from the coding sequence ATGCGTAAAATATTAACAATACCTATGACTTTACTTCTCGTAAGTTCATTGGTAGGCTGTGGAACTAATGATACGGATGATCAGAAGGACAATGTCAATACAACTACAGAATCGGAAGTAAATAAAGAGACAACGACTGAGGAAACGACTACTAATGATGTGAATCAAACGAACGACCACAAGCTTGAATTAGCAGATGATGTTGCTGATAAAATTACAAAATTAGAAGAAGTGGAAAGTGCAAATGTAATTGTAACGGATAATAACGCATATGTAGGGGTCATGCTGAAAGAAGGAGTAAGCTCGACTGAAGAGCTCGACAAGAAAATTGCAGATGAAGCAAGAGCGGCGAATGCTGATTTTGACAATGTGTATGTGTCAACGAACCCAGACTTTGCTAAGCAATTTACCGAATATGGTGAAAAAATTAGAGCAAATGAGCCGGTAGAAGGATTTTTTGAAGAATTTTCTGACACTGTAAAAAGAGTATTCCCTGATGCACATTAA